In the genome of Myripristis murdjan chromosome 21, fMyrMur1.1, whole genome shotgun sequence, the window tgacagtttgagcagtCGACACCAAAGAGACGAGAGGAGCTGCTTGTTTCTGTTTAGGAGATTTCACTTGTTAGagtgatagtttggatttttacaCACACCGTGCTATTTGCCGCTCTGTGAAAGTGCGACACATCCGCtaaagtttggtccattaactccttccctgtcgCAAAAAAGGGAGCTTCACCGGGACCTGTACCGCTCTGAAATGAATGAGGTAGATCTTGAgagacacaaagctgaaaaattgcTTTCGGTGTCACCGCACACATTTGCACCATTTAGGAAATCATGTGGCTGGAAAGAGCATTGAAAGTGATACCAAAATGAACGTGTGCCATTGTGCTTCCCTCCAAACAATTTTTCaactttgttttgctgctcGAAATCGTGTCGTTTTGTAtctacttcatttattttggagcagcacactccCGGAGAAGCTCTCGTTCTCACAACAGGGAAGGATTTAGTCGACCGAACGTGGTAGACGTTTTAGAGCAGCAGGTACTAAATGAGCAAGAACCCAAACTGTCTCTTGAAATTTTGATTCGTCGGTTCATGTGGGTGCTTAGTGAAGTCTTGCACTGGGATTTTCTGATTTCTCCGATGACATTGTTTGATTGCTGAAGGCTTTTCAGTGAGCATTGCTGGATGTGTATTTGTCAGCCCAGCCTCCGCAGTCTAAGCCCAGCTGACTTTGTGCCCCTCAGGGTGTTTTTCCGGGGCGTCCTGGTCTGCCTGGCCTCCCTGTACCAGCAGCTCCTGGAGCTCCTCAGAGAAGTGGCCCAGGCTAAGCCCATGCCCTTCCTCACAGACTTCTCCCTGCCAGCCGACATGGCTCAGTTCCTGGGGCCCTCCAGTGCCTCTTTACTGACCAAGAAGCCACAACAgcaggaagagcagcagcagcagaggaacaaggagaggaagaggaaagctCCTGCTAAAATCCCCAACCAGGCAAAGAGGCAGAAGAAGGAAGACCTGGGGGTCGCTGTCCAAAGAGGTGTTGAACTTCtcctttgttctttgttgtgtttgaggCAGGAAAGCGGAGTGGGAAATCGAGGAAAAGAACTAGAAAACAATGTAAAGCCATATGAACCAGCCATGCTCCAACATTAACACTGAAACCAGTGTGATAGAGGCAGTTTTATTTACTGGGAGGGGCGGggttgttcaaaaatgtgatgatgtttttattggttaTTGGTTCATGCATACTCCTAGTTTTTGAAGATGCACGGGAGTATTTTGATATTCAAAAATATACTAAATCTTTATGCAATCTTTATGCTTTGAAAATAAGCTAATGAatgaaaaagttattttgaaaagcatggaCAGGTGGTTTCTTCTTTAAGTGAATGTATTGCATTGAGGTGCAAGTAGAAAATGGTttatacaaaaaagaaaaactacaaCATAGCAAAGTTTCAGCACATATTGCTATGAATCCTGAATCTGTGGATCTAGGGTGCACTTTGTAGAATCCATGCAATAACTGTGTTTGTCCTCAGATCAACTTTTTGACATCGATGTGAAGCCTTTGTTCAAGGGTCTTGGGGATTTTAAAGAGGTATGTAAGTTTAACTGAAATTGTTCATTAATTGTTTAAGTAACCACTCACAGTTACTGTTAGCAATGCCGTCTAAATGGTTCCCTAATCTTCGCGTAGGCACTGAAGAACAAGCCCTCCCCACAGGAAAGACGTAAAGCTGAGAAGAAACAAATGTTCAAGAAACAAGTGAGAGCAGCCACTACTTTCACAGACATGGCAACCCATCTGGAGGAAATGATTGAGTGGTGCAAATCTCACAGCCTGGTGAAGGAGAAGCGCCTCTTGTCGTTCCTGTACCTGAAATGCCAGAAGATGAAAGGCCTAGAGTCTGCGGGTTACACGTAAGAGCAAACCTGTTGGGAATTGCTGAATTACATGTAgttatttcagtatttcataaacatatatatttagTTTCCTCTCTAATTCCGGCTGCATGTCTTTAATTTGTCCTCAGCATCCAGAGGAAGCTGCGGAGCTTCCAGCGAGAGGTTTGCTGGGCTTCGTCTCCTGCCGGCTCAGTGCCCAGGACCTGCCTGCCCATCGCCGCCCTGTGGAGAAACACTCACCCGAGGACTCGTTTACGGACGCTCAGGACGCGATTTAGGCGTTCGACAACTACAAACTGTgccaagaaaaaagagaagaagagacgaAGGAAAACAACAGAGTCATCGGTGTCTCGACTGTCAGAATATGACAAAGGAAGCAGGACTTCACATGAGACCTCTGAATGTGAGGGCAGAGATGACATAGATGATATTTTTGCCTCTGTAGGTTtatagcattttttaaatttgtttaaaaaaaaaaacaacaaattactgCTACTGTCCTGTATCCTACTTCTGCACCTGTAACTTAAGACACAGTGAACTGAGCTAATGGAGGAGACATTATGccatttttcaaaagaaaacatgagtGGGAATCATGAGAGCTGCTAGTGAAATCTGTCAAAGTGcccaacagcagcaggtgatcAGTTTTTTatggaggaaaaactgaaaacactccGCAGGGCATGTTGATGTTTCTCATAACAGCTTGCAGAGCCCAGGGTCCACTTGTTCAAAAGCCTCTCTTATATGCATCTTGGACCAGCTGGTCTGTGAAACCCACACATGAGGCTCAAAGAGACGTTTTGTTCCATGACAAACAAACCTAGTCAACTTATCTTTGAGAGAGAAGACTtcataaaacaacacagtggaaATCCTGGCGATCTGGTCTTAAAAAACTGGTTATGGACTTGCTTTGTCGACCTGTCCCCTATCTAGCAGGGACAGAGTTCATGAGCGGGGCAGGTTTTTTAACAGATAACCAGTCACATGCAGCAGGGGCTGTGAGATGAAGCAGATTATTCTAGTATCACTCATTTGTATGCAGTGTTCCAGTCCATGTCTAGATTTATAGGTGCAATTTTGTAATTAAGCTTATTAGagctcctgattttttttttttaatttagtccTGTGATACTTTTCAAAGTTAAAGACATCAGTCACCATGCAATTAGATATAAAGATATTTTTGAGACTCTAAACTGAAGAGTTACCAAGAGTTATCATTTCTGGTGTTttaaccatagaaactgaatgggttaTAGTTGTACCATTCATTATACCATTGAATATCTATGGTTCCACTGCCCATACAAGTGGACTGCAGTTTGTTCCATCTATCACACCAGTTGCATCTCTGGCTCCCCCTGGTGGagaagataaataaaaacatgcatggACTTGAATGGACTTGTTTATTCAATCggctgtttgttgtttacatAGCAAGAGAGCCACTTGCACTGCATCAGATAGATATCAGTAAActacacatacaaacatttaTTGAGCTTCATTGCCCATTGAGGTATTAATATCattgccatgtttttttctgtttgcttagAGGAGATTATAGCAGGATCTGTCATTTCTAACACAATGCCATacaatttaatataattttgattttgaataaCATTTTTCCACCTCCTATTAATGAAGTACACTGAAGTTTACTTTTTGTCATGCCTTTGACCTAAAATAAggacttttttctgttttctgtttctgtttttttttttttttttttttttttttgttattttgtttttttgtttttttgctttattatcCCTAAGAATTCCATTGTAAAGATAATTGATTTACTATGagtaatttattcatttgggCCCAAATTTACCTGGTTAATGTTTTATTAGACAGCATGTCTAATAAAAATGTCCTGGATTCCAGTAGATATACATGCAGCTCTGGCACCTCTGGTGTGGTGAAGGCTGAACATCTTTTAAACTGCCTGTAagtttgtttgctttgcacTCAAAATGTAAAGGCAGAGCCACTCTGATGCTTGTGTTCCTGGATCAAATAAATGGCTTGAGTCTGTACTCCCACTCTCTC includes:
- the rmp64 gene encoding nucleolus and neural progenitor protein; protein product: MAADPWNRVNVPFPGAVSSVQVHFSRTTAAHVKQLCSESCTLLQLLRSEALQTEVRLLYDLLHVLNNSLRGNKTFRALKQVEQCINRLKDMKLDGALQDLTDLCPTRMQRGVSLQAGEGAVPSQPMLEWLCLKVLGAAELMSCTLSRCSRAFILSRQQMKWDEFIISNTVITSMLSRLWVFFRGVLVCLASLYQQLLELLREVAQAKPMPFLTDFSLPADMAQFLGPSSASLLTKKPQQQEEQQQQRNKERKRKAPAKIPNQAKRQKKEDLGVAVQRDQLFDIDVKPLFKGLGDFKEALKNKPSPQERRKAEKKQMFKKQVRAATTFTDMATHLEEMIEWCKSHSLVKEKRLLSFLYLKCQKMKGLESAGYTIQRKLRSFQREVCWASSPAGSVPRTCLPIAALWRNTHPRTRLRTLRTRFRRSTTTNCAKKKEKKRRRKTTESSVSRLSEYDKGSRTSHETSECEGRDDIDDIFASVGL